The Balaenoptera acutorostrata chromosome 6, mBalAcu1.1, whole genome shotgun sequence genome includes the window ttgtctttttgcATACTGTTTAAATTGTTACTGTTTGTTTGAGGGGTTTCCTGTGTAGGCAGTTCCAGATTTGTGTTTATTCCTTATCTGAGGAATTCTGTGAAATATTAGCCTGGTAAATCAAGAAAGTTCATCATAGAAGTTATACTTCATTATAAGGCATACTTAAAATGCTTCAAAATGATATATGATTTTTAAGGATTTAAAGAAGATATCAAAGCCTGTCATTCAAATTTCAAAGGAACTCTATTCAACTTTAACACTGTGTAAATAAACATTGactgatatacatatatgtttctaATATATTGTGCTAGGAAAATAGAAGTGTTTAATTATGTTGATATACTTTCTTGTGCTAACATTAACTTAACCTTGTGAACAGAGCAGTTATTTATTAGCAAATCTTTACGTAACTAAAACCTTTCTCTAGTGAATTTACTATAGAAACACTGGAACGCAGTCAAGATTGTTTTGTACAATTGCTGAAATTTGCTAAAATACGAATTGTGATAAGATGATTTGGTGTTTTTTAGGTGTCCAAATACAGGGTTTAAATATTTGTTGCTTTCGTGCTCTGAGAGAAAAACAAGACTAGTTGATTTCATAAGTCTGTGTGCCTTGGATCCTTAGTACGGTAGCTTCTTTTGAAAATCAAGAATATCATTCTGTGCTCTAAGTGGTAGGACCAGGGCGGTGGCTGTCATGGTGATGATATTCAAATACAAGTGTGAAAGCTTTTCTGGACATTAGGTCAGAAAAATAGTCTATTCCTTAAATGAGTAGCTGCTGTTACATTAATATAACCTTCTGGCATTTAAACACTATGCTCATAGTGATTTGAAGCACATGGTTTACAGTTCTTAGCTTCTAACACTACGTCTTTCATCATTATTAGAAAAATTACTGTTAATAGAAGTGGTCATACTTGCTTTTTTTCTCAACATGATGATAATTTAATATTCAAAGTGTAGTTTTTGATTCCTACTTATCAttctaatttacatttctaaagaTTTGTATCATTTTGAGTAAGTTCTAATCCTGTGTAATGATGCAAATGTTGTCAACAACCTAAATTCAATCTGATCTCATACTAGTACACAATTCCAGGTATATTACTATGGACTATGCATATTTAGTTAAATTTATATTGAATAATAAGATTTTGTGACGTTATAAATGTATACTTATATAGTTTCTTGCCATTCTTGACTTCCATAATAGTGAGGGTCAACgttttcttctgttccttcttcttctggggcttcATGGTGATCATCGTGATCTTCACTGTCAACATCATCTTGAAATCTCCTGAACACTTGGGTCTTCAGTTGTATGGTTTGACCATTAGTGCTTCTTTGTTCACCATAATAAATAGTGTGTATATGAGGGAAGCAGAGGAAAATGTATGAGCTTATTGGCTCTTTTAGCTTATTTTGATCTACACGAATGTATGTTAAATGATGGTAATGTAGTGGGTCAACAGATGAACACATCAATGTGACATTGAtatctgaaaaatacaaattaaaaattaatcctGCTGTATTACATCCATAATCCTATAttggattttatttaaatgtttatggggtatagttttattaattaaaatacttgtAAGTGGAATtaggtttaattattttttacagtaatcaaataaaataaaaatgaaactgtaAATGAATTTTGCATTATCAAAATAAACGATGGCTTCACTGGCTATTAAGTAATTatttaagtattaaataaattatttaagtaaTAAATTCTTAGTAGAAAcaatctcaaaaagaaaaaagtgaaaatcatCTATAGTTCCACTACTCAGGATCTCATATTTCTTTGTATACCCTACAGTACTAATTCTCAATGTTCAAGGTGATAACATTTAATAGAAAAGACTATAAACCTTGGAGTACACCTTTCTCTGGGGCCAATTTCTGCCATTTCCCTAGCCAGCTTGAAAGCAACCATTTTCAGCAATTTGTAAAGCATAAGTTTTCAAAGATTAGTTCTTTAAAAGGTCAAAATactcttctttctgtctttaaaaGACAATGatgttcatcaatgaattcagtaaagttgcaggatacaaaattaatacacagaaatctgttgcatttctgtacactaacaacgaaagatcagaaagagaaattaaagaaacaatccaacttaccatcacatcaaaaagaataaaataactaggaataaacctacctaaggagacaaaagacctgtctgTACTCCGggaactataagatgctgatgaaagaaatcgaagatgacacaaacagatggaaagatgtaccatgttcttggattggaagaatcaatattgtcaaaatgactatactacccaaggtaatctacagatttggtgcaattcctatgaaatgacatttttcacataactagaacaaaacaatcttaaaattcatgtggagacacaaaaaacacaaatagccaaagaaatcttgagaaagaaaaacggagctggaggaatcaggctccctgacttcagactatactacaaagctacagtcatcaaaatggtgtggtactgtcacaaaaacagacatatagatcaatggaacagggtagaaagcccagaaataaacccacacacctatggtcaattaatctacgacagaggaggcaagactatacaatggaggaaagacagtgtcttcagtaaatggtgctgggaaaactggacagctacatgtaaaaaaatgaaattagaacattctttaacaccatacacaaattaaactcaaaatggattaaagacctaaatgtaaaaccagatactataaaactcttagaggaaaacataagcagaacactctctgacataaatcacagcaatatcttttctaagccatctcctagagtaatggaaataaaataataaataaacaaatgggacctcattaaactcaaaagcttttgcacagcaaaggaaaccattaaaaaaatgaaaagataacctacaaaatggaagaaaatatttgcaaacgatacaaccgacaagggattagtctcccaAATTTagaaagagctcatacaactccataacaaaaaaccaaacaacccaattaaaaaatggtcaggagacctaaacagacatttctctaaagatgacatacagatggccaagaggcacatgaaaagatgctcaacatcgctaattattagagaaatgcaaatcaaaactacaatgagatatcacctcacaccagtcagaatggccatcatcaaacaatctataaacaattaatgctggagagggtgtggagaaaagggaaccctcctacatcgttggtgggaatataaattggtacagccactatggagaacagtatggaggttccttaagaaactaaaaatacagctaccatatgatccagcaatcccactcctgggcatatatccggagaaatccatggttcgaaaggatagaGGCACCCCAAAtgtcattgcagcactgtttccaatagccaagacatggaagcaacctaaatatccatcgacagatgaatggataaacaagatatgatacatatatacaatggaatattactcagccattaaaaaagaatgaaataatgccatttgcagcaacatggatagacctggagattatcacactaagtgaagtaagtcagagaaagaaaaatatcatatgatatcacgtatatgcagaatctaagaaaaaaatgatacaaatgaacttatttacaaaacagaaacagactcacagactgagagaacaaacttattgttaccaggggggaagagtGGGGGAGAggaatagattgggagtttgggattgacatgtacaacAAGGACGTACTCTATAGCACGGGGAacgctgctcaatattctataataacctaaatgggaaaagaatttgaaaaagaataaatacatgtatatgtataactgaatcactttgctgttcacctgaaactaacaacgttgttaatcaactatgctccaatataaaataaaaattaaaaataaataagtaaataattaaaaataaataaataataaaaataaaaccaatacacacaaaaaaatgaaattttacatactttcaatttcattattttctaggtATAGGTGTTCTAAATTTCTTGGAATATAGAATGCTTGCTTCAGTTTGTTGTGTCCAACATTGAGCTCTATAAGGttggaaagattaaaaatataatatgggATGTCTTGTAGTTTATTGTGTGACATTCTTAGAGCATGAAGTTTTGGGAGTTCATTGAAGTAATTTTCTGGTATAGCAGatattgaattattttctaaAGACAGATACATAAGTGAAGAAGGCAAACCAGGAGGCATTGATTCTAATCTGTTATTACATAGGTTAAGCTGCATTAGTTTTTCCATTTTCGCAaggattttttcttgtaatgtagAATCATCAATTTGATTATAACAAAGATCAAGCATGGTCAAGTTTACTAGCCCATTCACAGCATTTGTCTGCAGTCTGGAGATCTGATTGTAACCAAGAAGAATCCTTTCCAAAGACTtaggaagaggaaatggaaagtCTTCTAAATTGTTATGCTGTAGGTGAAGTTGTAGTAGATTTGACAATTTAGCAAACACACCATGATCAATCTTTTGAGATTTAATTTTGTTGTGGCTGAGGTTGATTTCTTTAAGATGAGTGGCATTGATGAATGAATCTGCAGTCACAGCCTCAATTTCATTAAACTGAAGATAAACTTGCTGAATGTATGCTGGAATATTTGGGATAGTCTTGAGTTTGCGATTATCACAGTACATTGATGATGGAAAGTTAGGTGGACAGAAGCATTCACTGGCACAACCTAAAGTATGCTGATGAAATGGAACTCCATAATCTTCATTTTGATGAAATTGGAATTCTGGTTGGTAGACATCATCTGGTTCTTGGTCATAATCTTCATCCCATTGATAACTTTCATACTGGCAATATACTTTGActccaagaaagaagaaaaggacacaTACTGGACTTGAAAAGCCCATGTTCCTTTTTTTGTCCTATTACAAggcaaaaaggaaatatattgtgGGAAAAGTGAGTAAACTTAGAATAATTTGTATATAAATTGACAGTTATATAAAATGCat containing:
- the OMD gene encoding osteomodulin, producing the protein MGFSSPVCVLFFFLGVKVYCQYESYQWDEDYDQEPDDVYQPEFQFHQNEDYGVPFHQHTLGCASECFCPPNFPSSMYCDNRKLKTIPNIPAYIQQVYLQFNEIEAVTADSFINATHLKEINLSHNKIKSQKIDHGVFAKLSNLLQLHLQHNNLEDFPFPLPKSLERILLGYNQISRLQTNAVNGLVNLTMLDLCYNQIDDSTLQEKILAKMEKLMQLNLCNNRLESMPPGLPSSLMYLSLENNSISAIPENYFNELPKLHALRMSHNKLQDIPYYIFNLSNLIELNVGHNKLKQAFYIPRNLEHLYLENNEIENINVTLMCSSVDPLHYHHLTYIRVDQNKLKEPISSYIFLCFPHIHTIYYGEQRSTNGQTIQLKTQVFRRFQDDVDSEDHDDHHEAPEEEGTEENVDPHYYGSQEWQETI